A genomic window from Myotis daubentonii chromosome 4, mMyoDau2.1, whole genome shotgun sequence includes:
- the ARL14EPL gene encoding ARL14 effector protein-like: MSEQPEKTTSTEEGHRGQSSEKNCQIGQKQLQQIERQLRCLAFQNPGPQVADFNPETRQQKKKARMSKMNEYFSLNYKIMKKYDKSGRLICNDADLCDCLEKNCLGCFYPCPKCNSNKCGPECRCSRKWVYDAIVTESGEVISTLPFSVPD; encoded by the exons ATGAGTGAACAGCCAGAAAAAACCACTTCCACTGAAGAGGGACACAGAGGTCAAAGTTCTGAGAAAAACTGTCAAATCGGACAAAAGCAACTG CAACAGATAGAGCGGCAGTTAAGATGCTTGGCATTTCAAAACCCTGGGCCCCAGGTAGCCGACTTTAATCCTGAAACACGACAGCAGAAAAAGAAAGCCCGGATGTCAAAGATGAATGagtatttttctttgaattacAA AATTATGAAGAAGTATGACAAAAGTGGCCGGCTAATCTGTAACGATGCTGATCTGTGCGACTGCCTGGAGAAGAACTGCCTGGGCTGCTTCTACCCCTGCCCCAAGTGTAACTCCAACAAGTGTGGGCCCGAGTGCCGCTGCAGCCGGAAGTGGGTTTATGATGCCATTGTCACAGAGTCTGGAGAGGTCATCAGCACCCTGCCATTCAGTGTTCCTGACTAG